The Parvibaculaceae bacterium PLY_AMNH_Bact1 genome window below encodes:
- a CDS encoding DUF924 domain-containing protein (Derived by automated computational analysis using gene prediction method: Protein Homology.), which produces MGVTPAGIVAFWTEAGPERWFKKDVAFDQTIAARFGSAVDNALGGGLDHWSDTPSGSLSLVLVLDQFTRNIWRDDARAFSGDERALGVAEGAIEREQDMLVPLEERKWLYMPFMHSERLDVQEQGLVYFKERIDDASTYDFAVLHRDIISRFGRFPHRNALLGRETTLGEKAFLDEGGFSG; this is translated from the coding sequence ATGGGTGTGACGCCAGCAGGCATTGTCGCGTTCTGGACGGAGGCAGGGCCGGAAAGGTGGTTCAAGAAGGACGTGGCTTTTGATCAAACCATTGCCGCACGCTTTGGCAGTGCTGTTGATAATGCGCTTGGCGGTGGGCTCGATCACTGGTCAGATACGCCATCAGGCAGCCTTTCTCTTGTTCTTGTGCTTGATCAGTTTACGCGGAACATATGGCGGGATGATGCGCGGGCTTTTTCTGGTGACGAGAGAGCTTTGGGGGTTGCTGAGGGGGCGATTGAGCGTGAGCAGGACATGCTGGTGCCGCTTGAGGAACGCAAATGGCTATATATGCCATTTATGCATTCAGAGCGTTTGGACGTACAGGAGCAAGGGCTGGTCTATTTTAAGGAGCGAATAGACGATGCCTCTACCTACGACTTTGCGGTGCTTCATCGAGATATTATTTCCCGGTTTGGCCGCTTCCCGCACCGGAATGCTCTCCTGGGCCGCGAGACAACACTGGGGGAGAAAGCGTTCCTCGACGAGGGTGGGTTTAGTGGATGA
- a CDS encoding carboxymuconolactone decarboxylase family protein (Derived by automated computational analysis using gene prediction method: Protein Homology. GO_function: GO:0051920 - peroxiredoxin activity [Evidence IEA]) gives MARLPYPELKDLPPENRELMASLPPLNVFRMMSGAGASFAPFMQFISAYLNEGVLDPELRELVILRVGHLCGSAYEVHQHERVSRTLGMSDARIQAVKGKLPNDLFSDAENAALLFTDEQVAQVKVSETTFAATHAHLTDGQIVELTIIVGTYLMVCRFLETLEVELEETDIDGSGLEEIEASIKTLNGGE, from the coding sequence GTGGCACGCCTTCCCTATCCGGAATTGAAGGATCTGCCGCCGGAGAACAGAGAGCTTATGGCAAGCCTGCCACCTCTGAATGTGTTTCGGATGATGTCCGGCGCAGGCGCTTCCTTCGCACCCTTCATGCAGTTCATCAGTGCCTACCTCAACGAAGGCGTCCTTGACCCCGAACTTCGGGAGTTGGTCATCTTGCGAGTCGGCCACCTGTGCGGATCTGCGTATGAAGTACACCAGCATGAGCGCGTATCGCGAACGCTGGGCATGTCAGATGCGCGCATTCAAGCGGTCAAGGGCAAACTTCCAAACGACCTCTTCAGCGACGCAGAGAACGCGGCTTTGCTATTCACAGACGAACAGGTCGCGCAGGTAAAAGTCAGCGAAACAACCTTCGCCGCCACACACGCGCACCTCACAGATGGGCAGATCGTCGAGCTCACCATCATTGTGGGAACATACTTGATGGTTTGTCGCTTTCTGGAGACGCTGGAGGTTGAGCTGGAAGAAACCGATATTGACGGTTCCGGCCTGGAAGAAATCGAAGCCAGCATCAAAACCCTCAACGGCGGCGAGTGA
- a CDS encoding alpha/beta hydrolase (Derived by automated computational analysis using gene prediction method: Protein Homology.): protein MTLDPQVKALLDGMAEADGPAMSDMTPAEARAMYVALKDPIDVPIGKVEDMVAPGPGGDIPVRLYTPVAAGGGALSAIVFFHGGGWVIGDLDTHDALCRTLANESGCKVVAVDYRLAPEHHCPAAVDDCYAAVEWVEKNGSSLGIDVNGIGVAGDSAGGNLAAVVCQLAKQRKGPAIHHQLLIYPVTDTKTDTTTYQSFGEGFFLEKATMQWFIDHYAGSDFDRADPAIAPLRAEDLSGLPPAYVITAGHDVLKAEGAAYADALKAAGVEVTYIDYPEMIHGFFNLMGMVEASRPAVAAAAVAAGKTLA from the coding sequence ATGACACTTGATCCACAAGTGAAGGCACTGCTTGACGGAATGGCGGAAGCAGATGGCCCTGCAATGTCGGACATGACGCCCGCTGAGGCTCGGGCGATGTACGTCGCGTTGAAGGACCCAATCGATGTTCCCATCGGAAAAGTTGAGGACATGGTTGCACCTGGGCCTGGCGGCGATATTCCCGTGCGTCTCTACACGCCGGTTGCTGCCGGTGGAGGAGCCCTGTCGGCAATCGTGTTTTTCCACGGCGGTGGTTGGGTGATCGGCGACCTGGACACGCATGATGCGCTATGCCGGACGCTTGCCAATGAAAGCGGCTGCAAAGTCGTGGCAGTGGACTATCGTCTTGCACCGGAACATCACTGTCCGGCCGCAGTTGATGATTGCTACGCGGCTGTGGAATGGGTCGAAAAGAACGGGTCAAGCCTAGGGATTGATGTGAATGGCATTGGCGTTGCCGGAGACAGTGCCGGGGGCAATCTTGCTGCTGTTGTCTGTCAATTGGCGAAGCAACGCAAAGGTCCGGCTATTCATCATCAATTGCTGATCTATCCCGTAACGGACACGAAAACAGATACCACGACTTATCAGTCCTTTGGTGAGGGCTTTTTCCTGGAAAAGGCGACGATGCAATGGTTTATCGACCATTATGCCGGTTCGGATTTTGACCGTGCGGACCCCGCTATTGCGCCGCTTCGGGCAGAAGACCTTTCAGGTTTGCCACCTGCATATGTGATTACAGCTGGTCACGATGTTCTGAAGGCTGAGGGGGCTGCTTATGCAGATGCACTCAAAGCTGCCGGGGTGGAGGTCACCTATATTGACTATCCAGAGATGATCCACGGTTTCTTCAACCTGATGGGCATGGTGGAAGCAAGCAGGCCAGCGGTTGCTGCAGCGGCCGTTGCAGCGGGCAAGACCCTGGCCTAA
- a CDS encoding SDR family oxidoreductase (Derived by automated computational analysis using gene prediction method: Protein Homology.), which translates to MAEGKNKPPYASLPIGEEAAGKAPGRGRLTGKRILIVGGGQRTVDAETDPVGNGRAMSLLFAREEAQVAVADIDTASANTTVDQITSEGGTANALTGDISDPNQVTAMVTQASGAMGGLDGIVLNVGIGAGMGLEGSTPDLWDKVLNVNLRGPMLICRAALPLMEEGGAILFISSVASIKPGSRMPSYDASKAALAGLMRHVALEAERKAIRANIVAPGLIDTPLGRLSTQGRPGRARTNIPGGRQGTGWEVAYAALFLMSGEASYINGQVLAVDAGLSTIR; encoded by the coding sequence ATGGCCGAGGGCAAGAACAAACCTCCCTATGCTTCCTTGCCTATCGGCGAAGAGGCAGCTGGAAAGGCTCCCGGCCGGGGCAGACTGACGGGCAAGCGCATTCTCATTGTCGGCGGTGGGCAACGCACCGTTGACGCAGAGACAGATCCCGTTGGCAATGGCCGCGCCATGTCTCTCCTCTTTGCGCGCGAAGAGGCACAAGTGGCCGTCGCAGATATCGATACGGCCTCTGCAAACACGACCGTGGATCAAATCACGTCAGAAGGTGGCACAGCCAATGCGCTGACCGGCGATATTTCAGACCCGAACCAGGTGACCGCAATGGTCACGCAAGCCAGCGGTGCCATGGGTGGTTTGGATGGGATCGTCCTCAATGTCGGGATTGGAGCGGGCATGGGACTTGAGGGTTCAACGCCAGACCTTTGGGACAAGGTATTAAACGTAAATCTGCGCGGACCGATGCTGATCTGCCGCGCTGCCCTGCCACTGATGGAAGAAGGAGGCGCGATCCTCTTCATCTCTTCCGTTGCCTCCATAAAGCCCGGCAGTCGCATGCCGTCCTATGACGCGTCCAAGGCAGCACTGGCTGGCCTTATGCGCCACGTAGCCCTCGAAGCTGAACGCAAAGCGATCAGGGCAAACATCGTGGCACCCGGATTGATCGACACACCCCTTGGCCGTCTGTCAACGCAAGGCCGTCCAGGCCGCGCACGGACAAACATCCCTGGAGGCCGTCAGGGCACAGGCTGGGAAGTCGCGTATGCGGCGCTTTTCCTTATGTCCGGCGAGGCATCTTACATTAACGGCCAAGTATTGGCGGTCGACGCGGGTCTTTCGACCATCCGCTAA
- a CDS encoding glycerol-3-phosphate dehydrogenase/oxidase (Derived by automated computational analysis using gene prediction method: Protein Homology.) → MQRDLSAMSQTEYDLIVVGGGISGSSIAWDAALRGLKVALLEKDDFAHATTAGSSKLIHGGLRYLVNGEIGLVRESLRERRVWEQNAPHLVDPLPFIIPTYGRGMKGSLILSIGLTMYDLLAYDRNRLDDPDKKLPGYKSISREEALKLMPTLNPKGLTGAKIYYDCQMFAPERLCLEFVLGAVEKGADAANYAKVTAFKKEEDGAANSRITGVTVQDELTGNSHTIKGKLTINAAGPWADILMGLTDDGKPSKRLIRSKGIHLITRALSGDNALAVQSKIGGHFFVLPWRGKTILGTTDTVFDDAPDKIGVTEQDIKDFLAVVNDGLPTLNLTRDDVENFYVGIRPLVDTTPQDDDDDSDSYNASRAAEIVDHKELDGIDGFLSAMGGKWTTSRHLAEKVVDSASKKLGRQPKCTTEDVPLYGGATGRFLPFTDKAIASHADIPADVIRNLTRYHGARYEEVLATANERQGEAPELLQPLSSTTNDIGAQVVHAVRHEMAVTLEDVLLRRTGLGTLVHPGEEALGRAADIMARELGWNDTERARQIDVVEASYKTLDGAA, encoded by the coding sequence ATGCAACGCGACCTTTCCGCCATGAGCCAGACCGAATACGACCTGATTGTCGTGGGCGGCGGCATATCCGGATCTTCCATCGCATGGGATGCGGCACTAAGGGGCTTGAAAGTCGCCCTGTTGGAGAAAGATGATTTCGCCCACGCCACCACAGCCGGGTCCTCAAAGCTCATTCATGGCGGCCTACGTTATCTGGTAAACGGCGAAATTGGTCTGGTACGTGAGTCCCTGCGGGAGCGGCGTGTCTGGGAACAGAATGCGCCGCATCTGGTCGACCCTCTGCCCTTCATCATCCCCACCTATGGGCGGGGCATGAAGGGGAGCCTGATACTCTCCATCGGTCTCACCATGTATGACCTTCTGGCGTATGACAGAAACCGCCTGGATGATCCCGACAAGAAACTCCCGGGCTACAAAAGCATCTCCCGCGAGGAAGCACTCAAGCTCATGCCGACGCTCAATCCCAAAGGACTGACCGGCGCCAAGATCTACTATGACTGCCAAATGTTCGCACCGGAGCGTCTCTGTTTGGAATTCGTATTGGGGGCTGTCGAAAAAGGCGCAGATGCTGCCAACTACGCCAAGGTCACAGCTTTTAAGAAAGAAGAAGACGGTGCTGCAAACAGCCGCATCACCGGCGTCACGGTCCAAGACGAGCTCACCGGCAACAGCCATACAATCAAAGGCAAGCTCACCATCAATGCGGCCGGCCCTTGGGCTGATATCCTGATGGGGCTCACCGATGACGGCAAACCGTCCAAACGCCTCATTCGCTCCAAAGGCATTCACCTCATCACGCGCGCCCTCTCCGGCGACAATGCACTTGCAGTCCAATCCAAGATCGGCGGTCATTTCTTTGTTCTTCCCTGGCGAGGAAAAACAATCCTCGGCACGACCGATACCGTCTTCGATGATGCACCCGACAAAATCGGCGTGACTGAGCAGGATATCAAAGATTTCCTCGCAGTCGTGAATGACGGCCTGCCAACTCTCAACCTCACACGCGATGATGTTGAAAATTTCTACGTCGGCATCCGCCCGCTAGTGGACACGACCCCACAGGACGATGACGACGATTCTGATAGCTACAATGCAAGCCGCGCGGCTGAGATCGTTGACCACAAGGAACTAGATGGCATCGACGGCTTCCTGTCCGCCATGGGTGGCAAATGGACCACCTCCAGGCACCTGGCAGAAAAGGTCGTCGACAGCGCCTCAAAAAAGCTGGGGCGACAGCCCAAATGCACAACAGAAGACGTTCCTCTCTATGGTGGCGCCACGGGACGCTTTTTACCCTTCACAGACAAGGCCATCGCCTCACACGCTGACATCCCCGCAGATGTGATCCGCAACCTGACGCGCTATCATGGCGCCCGCTATGAAGAAGTGCTGGCCACCGCAAATGAACGGCAGGGAGAAGCGCCGGAGCTGCTGCAACCTTTATCAAGCACCACAAACGATATTGGCGCACAGGTCGTCCATGCCGTCCGCCACGAAATGGCTGTGACCCTTGAAGACGTGCTGCTCCGCCGAACCGGACTTGGCACCCTTGTCCATCCGGGCGAAGAGGCGCTAGGGCGCGCAGCCGACATCATGGCCAGAGAGCTCGGCTGGAATGACACAGAACGCGCCCGACAAATAGATGTGGTAGAGGCGAGCTATAAGACGCTCGACGGGGCCGCGTGA
- a CDS encoding carboxymuconolactone decarboxylase family protein (Derived by automated computational analysis using gene prediction method: Protein Homology. GO_function: GO:0051920 - peroxiredoxin activity [Evidence IEA]): MARIPYFDPANAEGRLKETIDKLPGLNIFRMMAHSGDLLAKFTGLGNHILGRAKLDAVLREIAIIRVGVLSKASYEVYQHERIGRDIGMSEDLIKAIHEGPSAQALDDLQRLVMAFTDDVVLNVRASDATFDPLAKHLSHMEMQELTLTIGYYMMVSRFLETFDVDIEEEGNKASVDLKSLERK; this comes from the coding sequence ATGGCACGCATTCCATATTTCGATCCAGCAAACGCTGAGGGCCGGCTTAAAGAGACAATTGACAAGCTACCGGGTCTCAACATCTTTCGCATGATGGCTCACTCAGGGGACCTCCTGGCTAAATTTACGGGACTCGGCAATCACATTCTGGGCCGCGCCAAACTTGATGCAGTGCTGCGCGAAATTGCGATCATACGGGTTGGGGTCCTCTCCAAAGCATCCTATGAAGTTTACCAACACGAGCGGATCGGCCGAGATATCGGCATGTCAGAAGATCTGATCAAAGCAATCCATGAGGGACCGAGCGCCCAAGCACTGGATGACCTGCAACGCCTTGTGATGGCCTTCACCGATGATGTGGTTCTGAATGTCCGAGCGAGCGACGCGACATTCGATCCGCTTGCAAAACACCTGAGCCATATGGAAATGCAGGAGCTCACGCTTACTATCGGGTACTACATGATGGTATCCCGCTTTCTTGAAACCTTCGATGTTGACATCGAAGAAGAAGGGAACAAAGCAAGTGTGGATCTCAAGTCTCTGGAGCGCAAATAA
- a CDS encoding diacylglycerol kinase family lipid kinase (Derived by automated computational analysis using gene prediction method: Protein Homology.), with protein MSGPTFAIVNPASGGGRTGRNWPEIQKKLEAAVGEVTPLFTDGPATPHHLPAANLARDAADKGANLIIAVGGDGTINETINGLFHDVSDGQAPAPLGLLNTGTGGDFRKTFDLPADLDACIERLSSGNSQTIDIGRLTFNADDNEPMARHFNNIASFGMSGAVDRAVNKARFSKLFGGSFTYLWATLSTALRYRPQAVRIRTESGWDDVINVGTAAVANGRFFGGGMMMAPDATPDDGAFDLVIMRDTSVGDLFKDSGSLYDGTHIENEKVIVTRTRWVEAEPVDTAPVLLDIDGEAPGKLPARFDILPSALTLRC; from the coding sequence GTGAGCGGGCCCACCTTCGCTATCGTCAATCCGGCCTCCGGTGGTGGCCGGACCGGCCGCAATTGGCCCGAGATCCAAAAGAAGCTTGAAGCAGCGGTCGGTGAAGTCACACCGCTCTTTACCGATGGACCTGCAACGCCCCACCATTTGCCAGCCGCCAATCTTGCAAGAGATGCCGCAGACAAAGGCGCAAACCTAATAATCGCTGTCGGCGGCGACGGCACCATCAATGAAACCATCAATGGACTGTTTCATGATGTCTCGGATGGACAAGCGCCCGCCCCTCTCGGGCTTCTCAACACAGGCACAGGCGGGGACTTTCGCAAGACCTTCGACCTCCCGGCAGACTTGGACGCCTGCATAGAGCGTCTCTCAAGCGGCAACTCTCAGACAATCGACATTGGGCGTCTCACTTTCAATGCCGACGACAATGAACCTATGGCGCGCCACTTCAACAATATCGCCAGCTTCGGCATGTCCGGTGCCGTCGACCGCGCCGTCAACAAGGCCCGCTTCTCCAAACTGTTTGGAGGCTCGTTCACCTACCTTTGGGCAACCCTGTCCACAGCGCTGCGCTATCGTCCACAGGCTGTCCGTATCAGAACCGAAAGCGGGTGGGACGATGTAATCAATGTGGGCACCGCGGCGGTGGCCAATGGACGCTTCTTCGGCGGCGGCATGATGATGGCGCCGGACGCGACGCCCGACGATGGTGCGTTCGATCTTGTGATCATGCGCGATACCAGCGTGGGTGATCTCTTTAAAGACTCAGGCTCCCTCTATGATGGCACCCACATCGAAAACGAAAAAGTCATCGTCACCAGGACACGCTGGGTCGAGGCCGAACCTGTAGATACAGCACCTGTACTTCTAGACATTGACGGCGAAGCGCCGGGCAAACTGCCTGCGCGCTTCGACATATTACCGAGCGCCCTCACACTTAGATGCTGA
- a CDS encoding methyl-accepting chemotaxis protein (Derived by automated computational analysis using gene prediction method: Protein Homology. GO_component: GO:0016020 - membrane [Evidence IEA]; GO_process: GO:0007165 - signal transduction [Evidence IEA]) — protein sequence MRNKIPELKIAQKLPITIVGCALAIALGVGISGYFQAASTIENATNAKFAATLADRDEAFSRYLASIEQDLAIMVESPQVQSAIVDFSRAWGALGSNATGHLQDVYINSNPNPTGSKHLLDAGSDGSQYSKLHGEHHPWVRTFLEQKGYYDIFFFDLKGNLIYSVFKELDFATNINTGEWKDSDLGVVYRETMKAVETSTTPFTDFTPYAPSNGAPASFIARAVHDENGRRIGVVSLQMPIDVINAFMQSAEGLGETGEVLLVGEDRLMRADSRLSETSTLLSKLVDTPAVDAVFAGEPTGRSDYDINHLENEVRTYARGIEFLGVKWALAAQITEEELTADLVALRNILAIITLTLIALITGAGVYFARQIASPISHTTDAMARLAAGETDMEIENTTRTDEIGEMARAVEVFKQNALDRIALEAAQAEEQKTKEVRTAEIEKLITDFDGSMAQMLGAVSAAATEMEHTASAMTSTSETTNAKSTAIAAASEEASANVQTVAGAAEELASSIQEIRRQVEQSTSVTHKATETAKDANERIEGMSSAARQIGEVITLIQDVAEQTNLLALNATIEAARAGDAGKGFAVVASEVKELANQTARATEEISQQISAVQASTDEAVGAIREVTTTVGEISEISGAIASSIEQQQEATVEISSNVQEAASSSNEVTSNVSGVSAAAQESAGAATEVQSAAGELAGQAESLKSTVDKFLKDVRAA from the coding sequence ATGAGGAACAAAATACCGGAACTAAAGATCGCGCAAAAACTGCCAATTACTATCGTAGGTTGTGCGCTAGCCATCGCTCTTGGGGTCGGTATCTCCGGCTACTTCCAAGCGGCTTCAACGATTGAGAACGCCACCAACGCAAAGTTTGCAGCGACACTCGCGGATCGTGACGAAGCGTTCTCAAGGTACCTCGCGTCAATCGAACAAGACCTTGCCATTATGGTAGAGAGTCCACAGGTCCAATCAGCCATAGTCGATTTCTCCAGGGCATGGGGCGCTCTTGGGAGCAATGCCACAGGCCACCTGCAGGACGTCTATATCAATTCCAATCCAAACCCGACTGGCAGCAAACATCTTCTCGATGCCGGGAGCGATGGATCGCAGTACTCAAAACTCCATGGCGAACATCACCCATGGGTACGCACCTTTCTGGAACAAAAGGGATATTACGACATTTTCTTTTTCGATCTGAAAGGGAACCTAATCTACTCCGTCTTTAAAGAACTGGATTTCGCGACCAATATCAATACAGGCGAATGGAAGGACTCTGACTTAGGCGTCGTATATCGCGAGACCATGAAGGCTGTAGAGACGTCGACAACACCATTTACCGACTTCACACCATATGCACCCAGCAATGGTGCCCCCGCGAGCTTTATCGCTCGAGCTGTGCACGATGAAAACGGTCGCCGCATCGGTGTTGTTTCCCTCCAAATGCCAATTGATGTCATCAACGCCTTCATGCAGTCAGCTGAAGGCTTAGGCGAGACTGGCGAAGTTCTCCTCGTCGGTGAGGATCGCCTGATGCGCGCTGACTCTCGCCTGTCTGAAACATCGACCCTTCTTTCAAAATTGGTAGATACACCAGCAGTCGATGCTGTCTTTGCGGGCGAGCCAACTGGCCGGTCTGACTACGACATCAATCATCTGGAAAACGAAGTTCGCACTTATGCCCGAGGCATCGAGTTTCTAGGCGTGAAGTGGGCTCTCGCAGCTCAGATCACCGAGGAAGAACTCACAGCTGATCTGGTTGCCCTGCGGAACATCCTTGCGATCATCACCCTGACATTGATTGCTCTGATCACGGGTGCAGGTGTCTATTTTGCCCGTCAGATTGCCAGCCCCATCTCTCACACGACAGACGCAATGGCCCGTCTGGCCGCTGGTGAGACGGACATGGAGATCGAAAACACCACACGCACAGACGAAATCGGTGAGATGGCACGTGCTGTCGAAGTGTTCAAGCAGAACGCACTAGATCGCATCGCGTTGGAGGCGGCCCAGGCTGAGGAACAAAAAACCAAAGAAGTACGAACCGCTGAAATCGAAAAACTCATCACCGATTTCGACGGCTCGATGGCACAGATGCTGGGAGCAGTAAGTGCGGCGGCTACAGAAATGGAGCACACGGCCTCGGCGATGACCTCCACTTCTGAAACAACCAATGCCAAATCAACAGCGATTGCTGCTGCATCTGAAGAAGCAAGCGCGAATGTCCAAACGGTAGCTGGCGCGGCAGAGGAGCTTGCAAGCTCCATTCAGGAAATCCGCCGACAGGTTGAGCAATCAACCAGTGTCACCCATAAGGCAACAGAAACCGCCAAGGACGCCAATGAACGGATTGAGGGCATGTCCTCGGCCGCACGCCAGATCGGGGAAGTTATTACCCTCATCCAGGATGTTGCGGAACAGACCAACCTTCTCGCCCTTAACGCCACCATTGAGGCGGCACGTGCCGGTGATGCCGGTAAGGGCTTTGCGGTTGTGGCATCTGAGGTGAAAGAACTCGCCAATCAGACCGCGCGTGCGACAGAAGAGATCAGCCAACAAATCTCCGCTGTGCAGGCATCGACCGATGAAGCAGTCGGTGCTATTCGCGAGGTCACAACCACCGTTGGTGAAATCAGTGAGATTTCAGGCGCGATTGCAAGCTCCATCGAGCAACAGCAAGAGGCAACGGTTGAGATTTCCTCCAATGTTCAGGAAGCAGCGTCAAGCTCCAACGAAGTGACATCCAACGTCTCCGGTGTTTCCGCCGCAGCGCAGGAGTCAGCAGGTGCGGCTACAGAGGTTCAGTCAGCAGCGGGTGAGCTCGCAGGCCAGGCGGAGTCCTTGAAATCGACGGTCGACAAATTCCTGAAAGACGTCAGAGCAGCTTAA
- a CDS encoding FAD-binding oxidoreductase (Derived by automated computational analysis using gene prediction method: Protein Homology.) encodes MTIDRQTLRWNGWGPAKQENPLPDGAPQWAWIKETLGMAVLPSTPAKRLSDITLPPCHLSTDEIKGLEDIVGENQVRTDDYERAFHARGKSYHDLLYVRAGDLDVAPDAVIYPRAASEVQSVLTYCAENDMSVVPFGGGSSVVGGVNATARSATDKVITLDLTLMDGIHDVDRVAMTARIDAGIYGPHLEEKLNAQGLTLGHYPQSFEYSTLGGWIAARGAGQQSNRYGKAEKWVTSARLATPKGPWSTEEFPASAAGPNLNQLVAGSEGTLGVICDATVKIHEKPAAKDYRGYLFKDFATGVDVARTINHADIPVAMVRLSDAAETYFFQTFGSSGGGGLKSKLQNAYLKWKGFAKDPCLMLIGLEGDKTTVEWAKERTTAICKKAGALAIGSSAGDRWYHGRFSSPYSRDPMMDRGIGVDTLETATPWSNILKLHEKMIGAIRAALHENMGEPGQKGIVMGHVSHSYPDGASLYFTFVFPRNLEDEVGQWQRIKRAASDAIAANGGTISHHHGVGVDHTPWMTEEKGTTGMTVLKTLKAEFDPKGIMNPGKLLG; translated from the coding sequence GTGACCATTGATCGTCAGACACTTCGTTGGAACGGCTGGGGACCTGCCAAACAGGAAAACCCCTTGCCCGACGGCGCACCACAATGGGCCTGGATCAAAGAAACCTTGGGAATGGCGGTACTCCCGTCTACACCCGCCAAACGCCTGTCCGACATTACGCTACCGCCCTGCCATCTGAGTACAGACGAGATAAAGGGCCTTGAAGACATTGTTGGCGAAAACCAGGTCCGGACGGACGACTATGAGCGCGCCTTCCATGCCCGCGGCAAAAGCTATCACGACCTCCTTTATGTGCGCGCTGGCGACCTGGACGTCGCCCCCGATGCCGTGATCTACCCCCGTGCAGCAAGCGAAGTGCAATCAGTCCTTACCTATTGCGCGGAAAATGACATGAGCGTGGTCCCCTTTGGGGGCGGCTCCAGTGTCGTAGGCGGCGTCAATGCAACCGCGCGGTCTGCAACTGATAAAGTCATTACACTCGACCTCACCTTAATGGACGGGATCCACGATGTAGACCGGGTTGCCATGACTGCCCGTATCGACGCTGGCATTTATGGGCCCCATCTTGAAGAAAAGCTCAACGCACAAGGGCTCACCCTTGGCCACTACCCCCAGAGCTTCGAATACTCAACGCTGGGTGGATGGATTGCTGCACGGGGCGCAGGCCAGCAGTCCAATCGCTATGGCAAGGCCGAAAAATGGGTGACCTCAGCACGACTTGCAACTCCAAAGGGTCCTTGGTCGACAGAGGAGTTTCCGGCGTCTGCAGCAGGTCCGAACCTCAACCAACTGGTTGCAGGATCTGAAGGCACGCTCGGCGTCATCTGCGATGCAACCGTGAAGATCCACGAAAAACCGGCAGCAAAGGACTATCGAGGCTACCTGTTCAAAGACTTCGCCACCGGCGTCGACGTCGCCCGCACCATCAATCATGCTGACATTCCGGTCGCCATGGTCCGTTTGTCAGACGCCGCAGAGACCTATTTCTTTCAGACCTTCGGATCGAGTGGGGGCGGCGGTCTCAAGTCCAAACTGCAGAATGCCTATCTTAAATGGAAAGGTTTCGCCAAAGATCCGTGCCTGATGCTCATCGGTCTTGAAGGAGACAAAACGACTGTTGAGTGGGCCAAAGAACGCACCACCGCAATCTGTAAAAAAGCCGGCGCTCTCGCCATTGGGTCAAGCGCCGGAGACAGGTGGTACCACGGGCGTTTTTCTTCACCCTACAGCCGTGATCCGATGATGGACCGGGGCATCGGTGTCGATACGCTGGAAACGGCGACACCTTGGTCCAACATCCTCAAACTTCATGAAAAAATGATCGGTGCCATTCGAGCAGCACTCCACGAAAACATGGGCGAGCCTGGACAAAAGGGCATCGTGATGGGCCATGTGAGCCACTCCTATCCCGACGGTGCCAGCCTCTACTTCACCTTTGTCTTCCCACGAAATCTGGAGGATGAAGTGGGTCAGTGGCAGCGCATAAAGCGGGCAGCCTCAGACGCCATTGCGGCGAACGGCGGCACTATCTCCCATCACCATGGTGTTGGTGTCGATCACACGCCTTGGATGACTGAGGAAAAAGGAACGACGGGGATGACCGTGCTGAAAACCCTAAAAGCCGAGTTTGATCCGAAGGGAATCATGAACCCTGGAAAGCTTCTGGGTTAA